A window of Chlamydiota bacterium contains these coding sequences:
- the thyX gene encoding Thymidylate synthase ThyX: MEIDEKQEKILKQFVTNTKSNVFVLRNLPEVIKGALFSRYSRAPLSLRELLLKEFVSNDELKFDQIVGIQENNEVLAIQKAQKFYDRILDGYGDDSIGELGGAHLAAENISMIAAKVIEDARIGGSPLEKSTRYIYFDKKVDGEFLFYKDPTIMRTPFKELYLKTCNHLFETYAKLIPPLLENFEKKLPKEDGVSDGAYRAAQRAKVCDCLRGLLPAAALTNMGVFGNGRFFETLLQKLNSESLQELKDIGKEAQEELGKVIPSFVRRSKPEHRHAQSLCSFHHQMKADLKTLAKQHEKEDNEPKQCVKLIHAENNAPVLVAAALLFAHTDTSYEDLIKHCQGLSQEELERILDGACRFRENRRHKSPRALENAVFTFEICADFGSYRDLQRHRMLTQERKRLTCDNGFWIPPEIIDTSLEKTYVDAMEIAQEAYLQIAKEFPEQAQYVVPMGYNIHWYFTCNLRALQWLCELRSQPQGHATYRFVAQEMAKQIIHRFPQFERFFKYVDYEGYDLGRLSQEIRIHQKRNEAPA, from the coding sequence ATGGAGATCGATGAAAAGCAAGAAAAGATTTTAAAACAGTTTGTTACGAACACAAAAAGCAATGTCTTTGTGTTGCGCAATTTACCAGAAGTCATCAAGGGAGCGCTTTTTTCTCGCTATTCACGCGCGCCTCTTAGCTTAAGAGAACTTTTGTTAAAAGAATTTGTGTCTAATGACGAGCTCAAATTTGATCAAATTGTGGGCATTCAAGAAAACAATGAAGTGCTTGCGATTCAAAAGGCACAAAAATTTTATGACCGTATTTTAGATGGTTATGGCGATGATTCCATTGGAGAATTGGGCGGAGCTCATCTGGCTGCAGAAAATATTTCAATGATTGCAGCAAAAGTTATTGAAGATGCAAGGATTGGAGGTTCGCCTTTAGAAAAATCTACACGCTATATTTATTTTGATAAAAAAGTGGATGGAGAATTTCTTTTTTACAAAGATCCAACAATCATGCGTACACCTTTTAAAGAGCTCTATTTAAAAACATGCAATCATTTGTTTGAAACATATGCAAAACTTATCCCACCACTTTTAGAAAACTTTGAAAAAAAACTTCCCAAAGAAGACGGTGTTTCTGATGGAGCCTATAGAGCAGCTCAGCGCGCTAAAGTATGCGATTGTTTGCGTGGACTTTTACCAGCCGCTGCTTTGACAAACATGGGCGTTTTTGGAAACGGGCGTTTTTTTGAAACGCTTTTGCAAAAACTCAATAGCGAATCGTTGCAAGAGCTAAAGGATATTGGCAAAGAGGCGCAAGAGGAACTTGGAAAAGTGATTCCTTCTTTTGTGAGAAGATCAAAGCCAGAACATCGTCATGCACAATCTTTGTGCTCTTTTCATCATCAAATGAAAGCGGATTTAAAAACGTTAGCAAAACAACATGAAAAAGAAGATAACGAGCCAAAGCAATGTGTCAAACTCATCCACGCAGAAAACAATGCGCCTGTTCTTGTCGCAGCGGCCCTGCTTTTTGCACATACAGATACAAGCTACGAAGATTTGATTAAGCATTGCCAAGGCCTTTCACAAGAAGAGCTAGAGCGCATTTTAGACGGCGCTTGTCGCTTTAGAGAAAACAGACGACATAAATCTCCAAGAGCTTTGGAAAACGCTGTGTTTACATTTGAAATTTGCGCAGACTTTGGTTCCTATCGTGACTTGCAGCGCCACCGCATGCTCACCCAAGAGCGCAAACGCCTCACATGTGATAACGGTTTTTGGATCCCACCAGAAATTATCGATACGTCTTTAGAAAAGACTTATGTCGATGCAATGGAAATTGCACAAGAAGCGTATTTGCAAATCGCAAAAGAATTTCCAGAGCAAGCGCAATATGTGGTACCCATGGGATACAATATCCATTGGTATTTTACATGTAACTTAAGAGCTTTGCAGTGGCTGTGTGAATTACGTTCGCAACCACAAGGACATGCTACATATCGTTTTGTGGCACAAGAAATGGCCAAACAGATCATCCATCGTTTTCCACAGTTTGAGCGGTTTTTCAAATATGTAGATTACGAAGGTTATGACCTTGGGCGCTTATCACAAGAAATCCGCATCCACCAGAAAAGAAATGAGGCTCCCGCATAA
- the tyrP_1 gene encoding Tyrosine-specific transport protein → MAKPSLTGSIFLIAGSCIGAGMLGLPIVSGQSGFVPSTISFVIAWAFMLIAGLLFLEVNLRFGSHISFISMAEKTLGPIGKAICWIFFLFLFYALTVAYISGTSSLLVSFFEKEAGLKLSNTFLSVVFTVLFACVIYLGTKEVVSFNRYLVLGLFVFFVLLIVFSVTHVQAKNLSYMKWEKSVFALPVMMIAFGFHNMIPSLVDYFKGSRKKMIITLVAGSLLAFGIYFVWQFVVLGIVPVEGKFGILDNIKNDREGAQAIIYILQNKWIGIFSWGLGFFALTTSFLAQGLSLVDFYADGLKINKRQGKNSLALVLLALFPPLVFAIVYPNIFLKALGFGGGICAMILFGILPPLMCLKSRQQKKDYQVFGGKGLLFLMMLFALFVIIIELFTELTR, encoded by the coding sequence ATGGCTAAACCTTCACTCACAGGAAGTATTTTTTTAATTGCAGGCAGCTGTATTGGCGCGGGGATGCTGGGGCTTCCCATTGTTTCAGGTCAAAGTGGTTTTGTGCCTTCAACAATCAGTTTTGTAATCGCCTGGGCTTTCATGTTGATCGCAGGGCTTTTGTTTCTAGAAGTCAATTTGCGTTTTGGCTCTCACATCAGCTTTATTTCCATGGCAGAAAAAACCTTAGGTCCTATTGGAAAAGCGATTTGCTGGATCTTTTTCTTGTTTTTGTTTTACGCACTCACCGTTGCCTACATTTCTGGAACAAGTTCTTTGCTTGTATCGTTTTTTGAAAAGGAAGCGGGCTTAAAACTTTCAAACACTTTTCTTAGCGTTGTGTTTACCGTGTTATTTGCATGTGTGATTTATCTTGGCACAAAAGAGGTGGTCTCGTTTAACCGCTATTTGGTATTGGGCCTGTTTGTTTTTTTTGTGCTTTTGATTGTCTTTTCAGTCACGCATGTTCAAGCAAAAAATTTATCTTACATGAAGTGGGAAAAAAGTGTGTTTGCTCTGCCTGTGATGATGATTGCGTTTGGGTTTCACAATATGATTCCCTCCTTGGTGGACTATTTTAAAGGCAGTAGAAAAAAAATGATTATCACACTTGTTGCGGGCTCTTTACTTGCGTTTGGCATCTATTTTGTCTGGCAGTTTGTGGTACTTGGTATTGTGCCGGTCGAGGGAAAGTTTGGGATTTTGGATAACATTAAAAATGACCGCGAAGGAGCTCAGGCCATTATCTACATTTTACAAAACAAATGGATTGGAATCTTTTCTTGGGGCCTTGGTTTTTTTGCTTTGACAACTTCTTTTTTAGCGCAAGGATTATCGCTTGTGGATTTTTATGCCGATGGGTTGAAGATCAATAAAAGACAGGGCAAAAACAGCCTTGCCCTTGTGCTTTTAGCACTTTTCCCGCCGCTTGTTTTTGCCATTGTCTATCCCAACATCTTTTTAAAAGCGCTGGGTTTCGGCGGAGGAATTTGTGCAATGATTTTGTTCGGGATACTTCCTCCTTTGATGTGTTTGAAAAGCCGCCAGCAAAAAAAAGATTACCAAGTTTTTGGAGGCAAAGGATTGTTATTTTTAATGATGCTTTTTGCCCTTTTTGTTATCATCATAGAGCTATTCACTGAACTTACACGTTAA
- the tyrP_2 gene encoding Tyrosine-specific transport protein, whose translation MKKFEKLQRAFGAIFLVAGTTIGAGMLAFPVMTGIAGFFPAIILFAIVWLFLTFSAFLFLEVNLCFPKDTNMVTMADKTLGKWGKYVCIVTYVLLLYSLVSAYLSGGAGVMHVLFDGMGFALPFWTETLLFVLLFGSAIYIGVKGVDFINRAFMLGLVVCYLALLFFATPHLNLNLLTNFNPKYLWLALSVVITAFGFHIIIPTLKDYLEGDVKKLKTTLLIGSLVPFVVYLIWNFVILAILPRGTLLQAYTTGVLPIESLKSILNAPTFLIFVSFFSFFAIVTSFLGVSLSLADFLADGLQIKKNNRGRFILCLLIFIPPLVFVLSGQKGFYIALEYAGAFVAILLGILPCLMALKNRKQHRKLKFKMFGGKGLRYLAIAFFSLVIVVNILQQFGYISLT comes from the coding sequence ATGAAAAAGTTCGAAAAATTACAAAGAGCTTTTGGTGCGATCTTTTTGGTTGCAGGAACGACTATTGGTGCAGGGATGCTTGCTTTTCCTGTGATGACAGGTATTGCAGGATTTTTTCCAGCGATTATCTTGTTTGCCATTGTGTGGCTCTTTTTAACGTTTTCAGCGTTTCTTTTTTTGGAAGTCAATCTCTGTTTTCCCAAAGACACCAATATGGTGACAATGGCTGATAAAACGCTTGGAAAATGGGGCAAATATGTGTGTATCGTGACCTATGTTTTGCTTCTTTATAGTCTGGTCTCTGCCTATCTTTCAGGAGGTGCTGGCGTCATGCATGTGCTCTTTGATGGAATGGGATTTGCGCTGCCTTTTTGGACAGAAACTCTGCTGTTTGTGCTGCTTTTTGGCTCAGCCATTTATATCGGGGTCAAGGGTGTCGATTTTATTAACCGCGCCTTTATGCTAGGGCTTGTTGTGTGTTATTTAGCGCTGCTTTTTTTCGCAACTCCGCACTTAAACTTAAACCTGCTTACAAACTTTAATCCAAAATATTTATGGCTGGCGCTTTCTGTTGTGATCACAGCATTTGGATTTCACATCATCATCCCTACGTTAAAAGACTATCTTGAAGGAGATGTCAAAAAACTCAAAACCACGCTCTTGATTGGAAGCTTGGTTCCTTTTGTTGTGTATTTGATTTGGAATTTTGTGATTTTAGCGATTTTGCCAAGAGGCACGCTTTTACAAGCCTATACTACAGGCGTTCTTCCCATAGAATCGTTAAAATCCATTTTGAATGCGCCCACATTTTTAATTTTTGTGAGCTTCTTTTCGTTCTTTGCAATTGTCACCTCTTTTTTGGGTGTGAGCTTGAGTTTGGCCGACTTTTTAGCCGATGGATTGCAAATCAAAAAAAACAACCGTGGACGTTTTATTCTTTGTCTGCTTATTTTTATCCCTCCCTTAGTTTTTGTGCTCAGCGGACAAAAAGGCTTTTACATAGCACTTGAATATGCAGGAGCGTTTGTTGCGATTCTACTTGGCATCTTGCCTTGCTTAATGGCACTAAAAAATAGAAAACAACACAGAAAACTCAAATTCAAAATGTTTGGTGGAAAAGGTTTGCGCTATCTTGCTATCGCGTTCTTTTCTCTAGTGATTGTTGTGAACATTTTGCAGCAGTTTGGATACATATCATTAACATGA